A stretch of DNA from Acinetobacter sp. C26M:
ACGCCACCTGAGCAAGACAAAGCGACTAAAGCTTTGGCATAGCGCAAGTCAGAAATGTGAAAGAACTATGTTAATTCGTTTTACGTAGGTATTAAAAAACGCCACCTAAGTGACGTTTCATTATGCTTGTAGGGTTGCCATCTTCTGCCAATACTGTGCTTTCAAGGAATCACGTTCTACTCGGAAGCCTTGATAATACAACTCTGCTAAAAATAATGCCGCTTTACCGTGACCTGCTTTAGCTACTTCTTCAAGCTCTTTCACTGCATCTTGGAAGTTTTTTTGCGATTGAATTGTATTTACCGCATTTGCATATACATGCTCTAGTTCATGGTGTGTAAATTGTTGAATCATATATAACTCCTTATTTTAATTATGATTACCGCAAATTCTATTCAAAGTTACTCTACTTTGAATTTAAGCTACTTTAACTTAGATTTGTTAAATTATTATGACAAAATTGATTGAATTGTCAAATATATTCGGTGTCATTACGTAAATAAAATCTTACACGATTAAACATTTGTCGCAAATAATTTTAAGTAAAATCAAAGTGAGAATAATAGAAAAGGAGAATAACATGTCCAATGTCATTGATGGCGTAACTGTGGATGTCCCACCATTAGAAAGTCAAATTATTGCGTTAGCTCATCATCATCGTCAATTACTTGATGAAGCCATTTTCCATCAAGAAATTCACTTGGGTGATTACTGCTTAGCACAACGTAAACGCGTGTATGACTTTGCGAGTCATTTAAGTCCTGAACAAAAAGATCAGTTTTATCGGATCTACGATGGAGAGTTGAAAAATATTGCCGATGATGATGACTTACATCCTGCAGATGCTGAAAGTGGTGTAGGTATGTTTGCCATTTTTATTACCTTGGTCATCATTGCATTTATTTTGTACTTTTCCTTTGTTCGTACATTAGTCAGTTAATTATTGCTAAAGTAGTGTGCGTTCAATAAGTTGTGGAATTGTGACTTATTGAACGTTGTGCTTGTCCTTAGCGAATCAGAGACTTACACTACCTCTAATTCGAGGTAGATTATGTTGTCTATAATTTTTAAACATAAGGTTATGCAATCCAAATTAGGATTTAAGTTGGACCAATTTTATAATGTTTTGGTCGGTATTATTATTTTGTCTATTTTTATACTTGCGTATAACGCATTACAGCGTCCAATTAATACAGTGCAGTATCAAAAAGTTGTTCAGTACGCACAACAGGCGAGCCATCCAAGAACACAGCATTTAGCTGGAGATATTTTGGAACAGGCTAAAATTCGGCGTGTAGATTATTTAAAGCTTTTAAATGCTTACCAATTTGAATCGAATCGTATTAAACAATATCCAGCTATGGCAAAAGAAGATGAATGAGTTTTAAGCAATTCATTTCTATTTATAAATGAATGATTTGCCTCTGTCGGAAAAAAGAAATCAATTTATGCTAGACTAGCGGTCTTTTTAAAAAGCTGCTTTATTCTCAAGGAATCGACATGCAACAGCAATCGAATATGCAAAATAAATTCTTGATAGATGCTGACATTGGTGATGATGATGTCACATTGCCGAATTTACCTGCTGTCGATGTTCCCATTATTGATGAGCCAGTTGTAAAGCCAATTGTTGAAACACCTGTAGCAGATGTCGAGCAACAAGCATCGGTCGTTGAAGAAGAAACCAAATCAACGGGTTTCTTTGGCCGTATGAAAGATGGTTTGACTAAAACTCGTCGTAGTTTCACCGATGGGATGGTGAATATCCTGATTGGTGGTAAAGAGATCGATGACGAATTGTTAGAAGAAGTTGAAGAGCAATTATTGGTTGCAGATATCGGTGTAGATGCAACTAAAACCATTATTGCGAATTTGACTGAAAGAACAGCTCGTGGTGATTTGATCTATTCCCATGCGTTGTACAAAGCACTGCAAGAAGAATTAGTCGCTTTACTCGCACCGCGTGTTAAACCACTACATATCGACCCTAACAAATCGCCTTATGTGATTCTCATGGTCGGTGTAAATGGTGTGGGTAAAACTACAACCATTGGTAAATTAGCGAAGCGTTTACAAGGTGAAGGCAAGAAAGTCATGCTTGCTGCAGGTGATACGTTCCGTGCGGCAGCGACTGAACAACTGCAAATTTGGGGTGAGCGTAATGACATCCCAGTGGTTGCTCAAGGTCATGGTGCAGACAGTGCTTCGGTTATTTTTGATGCTTTTGAAAGTGCACGTGCTAAAGGTATTGATGTCTTGATCGCGGATACTGCTGGACGTTTGCAGAATAAAGCCAACTTGATGGAAGAACTGAAAAAAGTGAAGCGTGTGATGCAAAAGATAGATGCTACTGCACCGCATGAAATTATGCTCATCGTTGATGCTGGAACGGGTCAAAATGCAATTAACCAAGTTCAGTTGTTTGACGAAGCTGTTGGCTTAACAGGGATTACCATTACCAAGCTTGATGGTACGGCTAAAGGTGGCGTGTTATTTAATATTGCCAGTCGTACTCATGTGCCGATTCGTTATATTGGTGTGGGTGAGAAGATTGATGATTTGCGTCCTTTCTCAGCAAAATCATTCGTTGCCGCATTATTTGAAACCGATAAGTAATTAAATTGTGTTAAAAAAAACTCCACGATATGTGGAGTTTTTTATTTCCAATATAAAATAAGACTGTTTCAAAAATAAAACGATCTGTCATGTTTTTTAGACTATTCCTAAAAAATGCGTCGTTATACACTACATTCAATCCAAGATAACGCCCAAAGGGCACATAGGTAGGAATAACAACATGAGCAACTTCTTAAATAGCATTAAATCACGCCGTACCATTTATGCGATTGGTAAAAACCTTACAGTTGATCAAACCAAAGTTGAAGAAACTATTCGTGAAGCGGTAAAACAAAGTCCATCATCATTCAACTCACAAACTTCACGTGTTGTGACTTTGTACGGTGAATCGCATGTTAAATTCTGGGAAATCGTACGTGAGACTTTACGTAAAATGGTACCAGCAGAAGCGTTTGCAAATACAAGTGCAAAAATTGATAGCTTTGCAGCTGGTTTTGGTACAGCGTTATTTTATGAAGATCAAGAAGTTGTAAAAGGTTTACAAGAACAATTTGCATTATATGCAGATAACTTCCCAGTTTGGTCTGAACATTCAAGTGCAATCGCACAGTTTGCAACTTGGACGGCTTTGTCAGAAATTGGTGTAGGTGCATCATTACAGCACTACAACCCAATTATTGATGCAGAAGTTGCTGAAACTTTTGATATCCCAGCAAACTGGAAATTACGTGCTCAGCTGGTATTCGGTTCAATCGAAGCAGCGGCAGGCGAGAAAACATATATGGATGATGCAGCACGTTTCAAAACTTTCAACTAAGTTCAAACGGGTAGCAAAAAAGAGCACTGTATAGTGCTCTTTTTTTATTTCTATAGCGTATTCGCCAAAAGAAGTATGGTGCTTATAATCAAATATGATGTATATATCTTAAATAAGCCAAATTGATGGAATAGACAGTTTTGTTTTCTGTCATAAAATAGTCACAATCGCATTGCATAGTGCATACGATTTCATAAATTGTTTATATCGAGAAGAGTCTAATGTCTTTAAGAGTTGGTGTTGCTGCTTTCGGGTTATTATTAAGTAGTTCAGTTTTTTCAGCAGTCACAATCACTGCACCTGAAGAAATCGTGATTCTTGCTGTAAATGGTCAAGAAGTAAATAATGGTTTAATTCCATCAAAGAAAAATAACTATCAAGTAGATCCAGGCAATTTAACTGTCAATGTTCGCTATCGTGAATATTTCGAGCATCTAAATGGTGAACATGACATCGTTAAATCTGGCGTTGTAACCATTCAGGCACCAGATTTGCAAGATAACAAGTCTTATAGTTTGGGTCTGGTCAATGCACCTAAAAATTTCGATGCGGCCAAGAAATATGCAGACCAACCTACCGTTGCTTTGTATGATCAAAATAAAAAACTGGTGGTACAGCAAACTGGTGCAAATAATGAAGCACAGCCATGGTTTACAGGCAGCAACCTATTAAGCCGCACTTTGGATTTAACACAAAAGAACAAAAATAATGCAGCGAATCAACCTGCACCTGTTTATGCAGGAACAACATCACCAGTAGTTGCAACTACTGCTGCACCTGTAGCAATAACTACAGCAGCGACAGTCGGTACAGCAAAAACTACAGATCAACAATTGGCAGAATTGTGGCAGAAAGCATCTAAAGCTGAGCGCCAAAAATTTATGGCTTGGTTAGCTGGTCAAACAAACTAATCTAAAATTTAATAACAAAGCCGATGTTATCATCGGCTTTGTTTTGTGTGGAATA
This window harbors:
- the ftsY gene encoding signal recognition particle-docking protein FtsY; this translates as MQQQSNMQNKFLIDADIGDDDVTLPNLPAVDVPIIDEPVVKPIVETPVADVEQQASVVEEETKSTGFFGRMKDGLTKTRRSFTDGMVNILIGGKEIDDELLEEVEEQLLVADIGVDATKTIIANLTERTARGDLIYSHALYKALQEELVALLAPRVKPLHIDPNKSPYVILMVGVNGVGKTTTIGKLAKRLQGEGKKVMLAAGDTFRAAATEQLQIWGERNDIPVVAQGHGADSASVIFDAFESARAKGIDVLIADTAGRLQNKANLMEELKKVKRVMQKIDATAPHEIMLIVDAGTGQNAINQVQLFDEAVGLTGITITKLDGTAKGGVLFNIASRTHVPIRYIGVGEKIDDLRPFSAKSFVAALFETDK
- a CDS encoding nitroreductase family protein, encoding MSNFLNSIKSRRTIYAIGKNLTVDQTKVEETIREAVKQSPSSFNSQTSRVVTLYGESHVKFWEIVRETLRKMVPAEAFANTSAKIDSFAAGFGTALFYEDQEVVKGLQEQFALYADNFPVWSEHSSAIAQFATWTALSEIGVGASLQHYNPIIDAEVAETFDIPANWKLRAQLVFGSIEAAAGEKTYMDDAARFKTFN
- a CDS encoding DUF2057 domain-containing protein, coding for MSLRVGVAAFGLLLSSSVFSAVTITAPEEIVILAVNGQEVNNGLIPSKKNNYQVDPGNLTVNVRYREYFEHLNGEHDIVKSGVVTIQAPDLQDNKSYSLGLVNAPKNFDAAKKYADQPTVALYDQNKKLVVQQTGANNEAQPWFTGSNLLSRTLDLTQKNKNNAANQPAPVYAGTTSPVVATTAAPVAITTAATVGTAKTTDQQLAELWQKASKAERQKFMAWLAGQTN